Part of the Mytilus trossulus isolate FHL-02 chromosome 2, PNRI_Mtr1.1.1.hap1, whole genome shotgun sequence genome is shown below.
TTTTATATAAGCAATAGTGTTATTTTTAAAACCTATTAGACATTTGATCCATTAAAATGTACAGAAatgttactttttaatttttcaggTGTGAAggctagttttctatgttatcgGTGTTACGAGGAAAACGCTCCTTTGAGGGAAGCTTAGAAGGCTCCTCAAaatgacttcaaattttaatatccCATAATTACTTTATGTAGcaacaaaaagataaacaacagcAATTAAAAGGTACGGCATCCTCACTTTCCCTATGTAATGCACGCAGCTGTGAAGCTTAGTgtaaatgcttaaaatgtaACAACAAAAACGATAAAAGCAAAagcaataacaacaacaaacacaATTAAAACACCAATAACAACAACAGCAAACACTATGATAACAACAGCAATAACAAAACCAATATCAACAACAGCAAAAACTATAACAACATCAGTAATAACAAAACCAAATATCAACAACATCAGCAATACCaccaacaacaaaacaaaataattaaattttcaataaaatcaacCACAGcaacaattaaaacattaataacaacaaaagcaaacactaaaatgacaaaagcaataacagcaacaacaaaaacaacaacaaaaataattaaaacaccAATAACAACAACAGAAAACACTATAACAACAACCGCACACACTATACTTACAACATCAATTACAGCagtaacaaaaacaacaaccaaacaacaacaaaaacaattaaaacaccAATAACAACAACAGCACACACTATAATAACAACAGCAATAACAAAACCAATTTCGACCACATCAAACACTATAATACATCagcaaaaacaacaacaacattaaaaacaatttaatcataaaaaaaaaaccacagcaacatttaaaacaaaaaatacaacaatagcAAACACTataatgacaaaagaaataacaataacaacaacagcaaagacaataaaaacaacagaaactaCAGTAACTACTACAACAAATACAATGacaacaaaatcaatatcaacaaCCCCAGATTtgttgtaataataataataataataataataataataataataataataataataataataaaaataataataataataataataataatacatttgtatatgaatatatcagaactaataaaaaataataataaaaatagtatACAAATTCTAATAATGTTCCATCGATTAGAAATGCATATAGAAATGCTGTGTTGGATTATTTACGAGACAAGTGAATCACTTTGGTCTAAAGCAATTAAGTTAACTAGAAATTCTTATTATCGATCCCTTACCAATTTAACAAATTGGTCCACAGTTAGAAGACAATATTTCACAATCTTTTTAAAAGCATTCCTCTGTAGAACATTGATAACACTTGCTTTACTTTGGTTTATGAACTTGCGTTCATATAGAACACAATTTTCTAATGACTTCATGTTGCTGAAGGTCCTCCCACGTATTAGAGGCAGGAACTCAACCCTGTCCACTGGAGATAAATGTCAATGAAAGACACATGCATtggaattattatattatatcaaaatatgaataaatttgcATATATCTGCATGTTATTATTGTCAGTCTAATGTATAACGATACACAGATAATGTATAATTGATCTTTATCAAGGAAATTAcatttatacaatgtataaaattcTTTCTTGCAATTCAGGGGGTTATATAAATTATAGAAGTTCCCATGGCTAAGAGtgaaacaattttattattttactttttatcttatCATTTATTAAATCTTGTTCGAATATACATTCGGCCCAAAAAACAGAAtgcatataaatattaaaaattatgaaaaaagtgTTTAGTTTATTGACTGATATCATAAattgtttactttaatttattgtcttgttatgaagataaaacaattttgataatatcaaataataaaaaataaaacgttgtaaatatttgatcaacttgaatgatttcaaatattttgtaagaaaaaagaaaaagaaaattagttATTATTTCTTCAAACAGAGCATAATTTAACATTTGACATTAATGTTCTCCCACTGAATGATTTTGACGGACATTAATTAATGTTACTATATAGTACAAAATTTGTGAAATTGCCTCGTGCGGACATTAAGATCGTAATCAATAAATCTATAATTGATATATGCAATCATAGACTGTTGAAATAACCCTTAGGTTTAACTAAACAGGTTTAAACACAATATCCTATCTATTACATAGATTTAAATACACGCGAATAGAATAGCTGTGGGAAAAGTAGAACAACGTGTGAAGATTTGCCAAAAAGAAGTTAAGTGTGCCTAACCTTGGAGCACCTTGCTTTATTTCCAACTTTGCAAAGCtcggagcctgtaattcagtgattgtcgtttgttggtctGTTGGTCTGTTGGTCTGTTGCTTATTTGCTTgtcgtttattattttgtacatacattatgccgttggttttctcgtttgaattgtattacatttgtcatttcggggcctttttataGCAGACTATTCGGTATGGACTTagcccattgttgaaggccatacgatgAACTGTAgctaatttctgtgtcagtttggtctctggtggagagttgtctctttggtaatcatgccacattttcttttttatagttatcATAGTGCAAGCATTTGGTTCATCAGGCCTTTTTTAAGAATTACATATAATATTTTCGATTTGTAGCAGACAAGAATTTTTTATCAAGTCTcgtaaatttatatatttgatacagTATTTTTATGCATTCGGAAACGGTGcttcatttcaaattaatttcactTTAGTAAAATGATGTTCTTTTCTAGAGTCTAATTCGGGTTGTGTTCATAGACAATATTTCCATTCCAACTGAAATGGGAATGTTTCGTTAGCTTGAAAGACAACATCTTTACAAACTATAAATAGACGAGACTGaaatatacatttgaaattgatcaggtaaacatttgaaattgaCAGATTATTTTGAGTTATGAACCAAACATATCAATAATTGACTTGTCTATATTGATAGAATTTCATAATCCTAAAACCACatgtttagaaaagaaaaacagtaATACTCATCAATGCATTTCTGCCATTATGATAAACTATTACTTGAAGTATTTATAAATACtctatctccttattttcattcTATTCATCAACATAAGAATAAACCAGCATCACCACCATTATCAAAATCATCTACACAAAACCATTACCACAACCATCACCATTACCATCAATATCATCACCATTCCATTACCATCAAAATGATCACCATCACCAAACCGCAACCATCATCATTACCATCAAAATCATCACAATCACCATCACCAAACCACaaacatcaccatcaccaaaccacaaacatcaccatcaccaaaccACAACCACCACCATCACACAACCATCACCAAACCACAAACATCACCATCACACAACCATCACCAAACCACAAACATCATCATCACCAAACCACAACCACCACCATCACACAACTATCACCAAACCACAAACATCACCATCACACAACCATCACCAAACCACAAACATCATCATCACCAAACCACAACCATCAACATCACCATCAAAATCATCCCCATCACCATCACCAATAACACACACATCATTATGAAACGCCACGACTGCCTTATGTTGATgatcagcattatatgcagtggtcgCAACATAATATGAAGTGATCACACAAtaatatgcagtgctcacaacattatatattaagtggtcacaccattatatgcagttgtcaaaccattatatgcagtgctctcaacattatatgaagtgctcacaacattatacgcagtggtcccaacattatatgcagtttGTCGggacattatatgcagtggtgagtggtcacaacattatatgcagtgctcacaacattatactaTTTTTGTTGATGAAGGTTATGATCAGTGATGGTGATGATGATAATTGATGTATGTAATGGTGGTGGTTCAGATTTGGTAaacttcagattttttttatcggaAATTGCCGAATCCAAAGTCATGTAATCAGTAAGgcaatatacaatatttaaaactctGATTGAAATAAGGAAATAAGAAGTATGATCAATTTACCACAAATGTTTT
Proteins encoded:
- the LOC134706157 gene encoding uncharacterized histidine-rich protein DDB_G0274557-like, with the protein product MITITKPQPSSLPSKSSQSPSPNHKHHHHQTTNITITKPQPPPSHNHHQTTNITITQPSPNHKHHHHQTTTTTITQLSPNHKHHHHTTITKPQTSSSPNHNHQHHHQNHPHHHHQ